The Mycteria americana isolate JAX WOST 10 ecotype Jacksonville Zoo and Gardens chromosome 2, USCA_MyAme_1.0, whole genome shotgun sequence genome contains the following window.
TGTCCCTTGGTGGTCAGCAGCATACAAGGGTTCTTCAGTGCTATCTTGCTTAACAGCAAGATCTCCTGATACACAGGGCTTATTGCTGTTGCTGTTAAGGTTAGTGCTGGCAGTTTGCTGAGAGACCCCTTCAGGGTGAAGAacagcctcttcttcctcttcagagaGAAGTGAGCAGGAGCCATCACTGGTCTGGCTGCTTTTTGATACTGGACAGTCTTGATTTTGAGGGGGAGAAGAGCTACCATGCTGTACTGGGGGAAGATTTAAAATGCACTCATTCTTTACATGGAGGTTTGCCAGCAGCTTGTTCTTTTGATTTCTTGCTGTCATTCTCCGGAGAGCACAGACAAGATCAGCAAGGCTAAGCAGAAAGGATAGACTGCTGACCCCCCAGATGAAAATCATCATGATGGATTTCTCAGTGGGCCGGGAGATATAACAATCAACTGTGCTTGTACAAGGTGAATGGGAGCAGGAAAAGCGCTCAGgaacaaaaaatccaaaaagaaaatattgcacagCTGCAAAGGCAGCCTCAAGTAGTGTCctaaaaaaaagatgaacagtATATGCCCCAGAAAAATTAAGGACACTTAGGTTGTCTGCACCACAATCTAAGCCATTGACAACAGCATTTCTACAGAGCTCCTTCAGGTCTTTGGGGCTTGATAAACCCTTATTCCCTTTGCACCCATGCACCAAATAGTGCATTCTTACAATGTACGTAGCTACCTTGTGCAAAACATAAATGCTGAATGCAGCATAAGGTAGCAGGATAGACACAGTCTGAATGAGCCAGAATCTGAAGTGAGATACAGGAGAGAATAAGTCATAGCAAACGTTGGAGCATCCTGGTTGCAGGGTGTTGCAGACAAAGCGCTCCTGCTCGTCTTGGTAGAGTGGATAGCCTGCCAACACTACCACTGCCATTTGCAGCAGAATTATTAACATTAGCCAGATTtttcctggaagagaagaaaaggtaagaaaaagagTCAGAGcactgagaagaaaaggaaggcagGTAATGAAGTGATGCTCTCTCTATACACAAGACAATGGAAGAAAGAGCCTCTGTAATCAGTCTCCCCTCTTAAAAGCTcctctttggctttgttttgacTGGGACTGAAACTCATGTGAAAATGTGTTAGCTGACACATTCCATAACCTTCATCTAGACTCGGCAGTGTAGGAGTTTGGTGTACAATAAGCCATGCCAACTGAAACCTCAGCCTAATGAAAACACTCTGAACATGTCCAAATCTGATAAAGAGAGTTCACAATTGAGTGAATAATCCCATTTTACTTACAGTTCTTCCTTGCTGTTGGTTTCATACCTCTGCACCTGAATTTTGTCCTATTTCAATAATATAGATCAGCTAACACAGTATGAAATTCTGCTAGATACAAAAGATTGTTCCATGACATAGTATTTGTTCTTGGTCTTGGCCATGAAGTTGTATGTAAAGTTTACTATAGCCAACAAAATCTCTCTGTTGTCTTGGTAGAGTACAGACTGGTATTTACTAGCAAGCTAGCTAACAGGTGCTATTAGCAAACTTATTGAAAATGTTCTACAAATGTAcatttgtgtgtgcacatgtgtaccCCGgtcatttctctctgctgcttctttggttGCCCCATCTCGGTCACGTCTTCCAACCTTCATTCACCTTGGTGCgcagcttctctttcctttcagaccAAAAACTCCTTTCTGTCTTGATACCAACATCAAGTGAAGCCTTACGAGCTTGGCATTTTCATACATTGCTTACTTCATCTATCCCTGAATTCTTTTGTATGATTGCTTTAGATAGGGCTTGGTCTCATCCACTTTGGTAGGAAAGATCAGGCCTTATCCATATTCCATTACACCGAGAGCAGTGAAAGATCAGGCATTGCTACCCTACGTATTGTACCTTTTGCATGAGACTGTTATTGTTCATGATAGTTTCTTGGAGGACTTTTGGACGGGGTaggtttttattaaaagttttttgTAAAGTTATGCACACTGTGGTATTACTGAcaaagttatttattaaaaatttaaaaaaaagaaaaagaaaaaaagaaaaaaagaaatccttttcctGGGGAGGATAGGAAGGCCTAAAAATATACTGCTATATtatcaataattaaaaatatattctgtacAAACACATGGAAAAATTCAACACCTGAAATGAAGTTTAGCACTTTAATGTCTCAAGTTTCCTTTTGAATCCTGTCACTAGTTCTCTATATGgttttgaaaaagcaatttaatttaataattccCTGCTTtgatttcacatatttttaaaaaatgccaagagaaaaaaaaaccacttaggaacaaaaagcaaaaaaacaaaatggaaaagagtGGTAAGATTAATTCTGTGCTTTAAGAAACCAGTTGTAACCACAGACAGACAAACAGCAAGACTCGGTGACTAAAGAGAAGCATGTTATATGGAGTTAATGGTTGAGAAATGCACTGAAAACCTCAAGTCATTAATAGCGATTGCACATCTCACATGCACAGAAGGTTTTAAAGGCAGTCTGTGAAACAGCACCAATATACATtctaaaggctttttaaaaatccagatccCAAAGCATTTTGTCTGTAAAATATGTGATATTTATAGGTATCGT
Protein-coding sequences here:
- the GJD4 gene encoding gap junction delta-4 protein, with protein sequence MEHWDSLGFLIVTLNYNVTIVGKIWLMLIILLQMAVVVLAGYPLYQDEQERFVCNTLQPGCSNVCYDLFSPVSHFRFWLIQTVSILLPYAAFSIYVLHKVATYIVRMHYLVHGCKGNKGLSSPKDLKELCRNAVVNGLDCGADNLSVLNFSGAYTVHLFFRTLLEAAFAAVQYFLFGFFVPERFSCSHSPCTSTVDCYISRPTEKSIMMIFIWGVSSLSFLLSLADLVCALRRMTARNQKNKLLANLHVKNECILNLPPVQHGSSSPPQNQDCPVSKSSQTSDGSCSLLSEEEEEAVLHPEGVSQQTASTNLNSNSNKPCVSGDLAVKQDSTEEPLYAADHQGTTCRQVRPRLQQDFFKDTALTLRPQIKSHLGVSSSVVQSKLLGYYPSAELKNPDAQSIYSSTSCLRSKKSEWV